One segment of Brassica napus cultivar Da-Ae chromosome C3, Da-Ae, whole genome shotgun sequence DNA contains the following:
- the LOC106404094 gene encoding transcription initiation factor TFIID subunit 15, producing MSRPGDWNCRSCTHLNFQRRDSCQRCGDFRSGASGVSGLDFGGFGGRAMSAFGFTTGSDVRPGDWYCTVGSCGTHNFANRSTCFKCGTFKDESTGGGGGGVGGPAVFDTELMRSRVSGNAGRSSWKSGDWICTRIGCNEHNFASRMECFRCNAPRDFSNGSFF from the exons ATGAGCAGACCTGGGGACTGGAACTGTAGATCTTGCACCCACCTAAACTTCCAGCGCCGTGATTCGTGCCAGCGATGCGGCGACTTCCGCTCGGGAGCCAGTGGAGTCAGTGGCTTAGACTTTGGTGGTTTCGGCGGTAGAGCTATGTCTGCTTTCGGATTCACCACCGGCTCCGATGTTCGTCCAGGTGACTGGTACTGCACCGTGGGAAGCTGCGGGACCCATAACTTTGCTAACCGCTCCACCTGCTTCAAATGCGGCACTTTCAAGGACGAATCCACCGGTGGGGGAGGCGGTGGCGTCGGCGGTCCCGCCGTGTTTGACACCGAACTTATGCGGTCAAGAGTCTCCGGCAACGCTGGCCGCTCCAGCTGGAAATCCGGCGACTGGATTTGCACTAG GATTGGTTGCAATGAGCATAACTTTGCAAGCAGAATGGAATGCTTCAGATGCAATGCACCAAGGGACTTCAGCAACGGAAGCTTTTTCTAA